The genome window TTCGGGATCGAAACGGTTGAGTCCCTCGTAGGTGCCCACCCAGAGAACGCCCTTGCTGTCCTCGTACAGGGCGCGCACCGAGTTGCCGGAAATACTGGAGGGATCGTTCGGATTGTTGACAAAGGCCTCGAAGGTGCCGGAAACGCGGTCGTACCGGTTCAGGCCGCCGGTCTTGGTGCCGACCCAGAGCGTCCCCTTGCTGTCTTCGAGCAGGGCGCGGATGTTGTTGTCCGACAGGGAGCCGGGGTTATCAAGCGCATGCTTGAAGACCTTGACCTTGTTACCGTCGTAGCGGTTCAGGCCCTCGTAGTTGCCGATCCAGATGAATCCCTTGGAGTCCTGGATCATGCACAGCACATGGGACTGGGACAGGCCGTCCTCCGCCGTCAGCCTGTCGAAACGAAGACTTCGCCCGGCCGCCAGGGACTCGCCCGCACCGGCCAACAGGAACACCGCACTCACCGCCAACGCAACAGCCCAAACAACGCGCTTCATCAGAAATCTCCCGAGCAGGAAATTGATGCCCCCTTCCCGGATGCACCGCAGTGCACCTCGCTCACACCGGAAATTCGCAAACCCCATACCGCGAAAACGTACCCGTTCTTAATCCTTGAGCAAAGATTACAGAAAACAACCATAAAGACCACAGCGAACATAGCACATTATATTTTTATTTCCAGCGGCATGTAACTTGAATGGGATTTCCAGACGTCAAAAAAATAACCACCCGTGGAGGGCGACCATGAGACATACCTGTATCTTGTGCGGCAAGCAGATCGAGAACCACGACTTCTTCATGGACTACGGCCAGGGGAACGTCTGCAGCACCTGCCTGGTGGGCCTGGAGGTACCGAACATGGGCATCTCCGCCCTGTTCATGCAGGACCATTCCTGCGAAGCGCCCAAGTACGAGCCCAGCGAGGAACTCGTTCTGGAGGCCATGCAGGCTATCTCGTAAAACAGGCTGCCGACAAGGCGCCTGCTTCATCGTTGCTGCGAAAAAGACTCACCCTTACGTGTGCATGATACGCGTCGGGCAAGTCTTTTCCTTGCGCCTTGAATACGATGCCCTCTTGCAAGCCTGCGGCTTGGCAAGGTCGCCTGGAAAAGTGCGTATATAAGGAATAATAAAAAGGCAGACCCGACGTGTATTCAAGCATACACGAGGGACTGCCCCTTTTGGAAACGACGCCGTAGGCGTGCTCTCATCGGCAACCGCTATTCCGTTTCAAAACCGATCTTCCTGATCGCCTCCTTGACGGCGTCCTCGGGAACCGGCTTTTCCTCGTCATACTTTGCAATGCCGCTGGCCAGGTCCACGGAGACGTTGATCACGCCGTCCAGGGCGTCCAGGGCATCGGTCACGGACTTGACGCAATGCTGGCAGCTCATGCCGTTCACTTTTACTTCCGCCATACCACAACTCCTTTATTTGTTTTCATAAAATCTTAACCGCAAGGCATTGGAAACCACGGTGACCGAGCTGCAGGCCATGGCCGTGCCCGCCATCATGGGGTTCAGGGTGGGCCCGCCGAAGGCGTGCAGCAGCCCGGCGGCAACCGGGATGCCGATGGTGTTGAAGGCAAAGGCCCAGAAAAGATTCTGCCTGATGTTGGCCATGGTGGCCCGGCTCAGGCCCAGGGCCGTGAGCAGCGCGTTCAGGTCGCCCTTCATAAGCACCACGTCGCCGGAATCCACGGCCACGTCGATGCCCGATCCCATGGCCAGGCCCAGGTCGGCCCGGGCCAGTGCGGGCGCATCGTTGATGCCGTCGCCCACCATGGCGGTCTTGAGGCCCTCGGCCTGGAGCTTCTCCACTTCCTCGGCCTTGCGGTCCGGCAGCACCTGGGCAATGACCCGGTCAATGCCGGCCTGGCGCGCCACG of Salidesulfovibrio onnuriiensis contains these proteins:
- a CDS encoding heavy-metal-associated domain-containing protein — protein: MAEVKVNGMSCQHCVKSVTDALDALDGVINVSVDLASGIAKYDEEKPVPEDAVKEAIRKIGFETE